In Campylobacter sp. 2014D-0216, the following proteins share a genomic window:
- a CDS encoding TetR/AcrR family transcriptional regulator, producing the protein MKKLSMKSQARLEKIKQIAAESFLKNGYEATNLKDIIKQAGGSFSCVYEHFKSKEGLFEAVLNDFAENHFLAILKKNMQVSANADLEEFLYQFAKAYIGIFNDSKTIAIVRLLYSEIYNDKFDFGKWFKEGNRKDVEYVLQKRLKEENSRLAENAEFLSYTFCAMLRGTFFMQSTFENKILMNKKEQELHAKKIVKLFTQGLINFS; encoded by the coding sequence ATGAAAAAACTTTCTATGAAATCTCAAGCTAGACTTGAAAAAATCAAACAAATTGCTGCGGAGTCATTTTTAAAAAATGGCTACGAAGCTACTAATCTTAAAGATATTATCAAGCAAGCAGGTGGCTCCTTTTCCTGTGTGTATGAACATTTTAAAAGCAAAGAAGGTTTATTTGAAGCTGTTTTAAATGATTTTGCAGAAAATCATTTTCTTGCGATATTGAAAAAAAATATGCAAGTTTCTGCTAATGCTGATTTGGAAGAATTTTTATACCAATTTGCAAAAGCTTATATAGGAATTTTCAACGATAGCAAAACCATCGCCATCGTAAGGCTTTTATACTCTGAAATATATAATGATAAATTTGATTTTGGAAAATGGTTTAAAGAAGGCAACCGAAAAGATGTTGAATATGTCCTTCAAAAAAGATTAAAAGAAGAAAACTCTCGTCTAGCTGAAAATGCTGAATTTTTAAGCTATACTTTTTGCGCAATGCTTAGAGGAACTTTTTTTATGCAAAGCACCTTTGAAAATAAAATCCTTATGAATAAAAAAGAGCAAGAATTACACGCTAAAAAGATTGTAAAGCTATTTACACAAGGACTTATTAATTTTAGTTAA
- a CDS encoding efflux RND transporter periplasmic adaptor subunit produces the protein MKTKLLTLACASLIFVACSDEKNVQVKQLPPQPVSIMTMQSANLPLEFSYPARLSTELDVIIKPKVSGEIKAKYFKSGQAVKKGDKLFLIEPDKYRTNVDMAYGEALVARANFTDAEKNFKRDQILIEKNAISQKEFDASLAKYNSTKANLKSAEAKLASARLDLKYTTVSAPFDGVLGDALMDVGDYVNASATELVRITNINPIFADFYISDVDKINMNKNVQSGNWQLENIQVQANVGGELFNGKLYFIDSVIDTRSGGVKAKAIFDNNNSSLMPGSFSNVHVSGFVQKDGFEIPQVALLQDDSSTYVYTLVDGKVAKTVVNVIYQTSDKAIIDKGLKNGDKVILNNFKKIRPGASVSVMENK, from the coding sequence ATGAAAACAAAACTTTTAACTCTAGCTTGTGCTTCATTAATTTTTGTAGCATGCTCGGATGAGAAAAATGTGCAGGTGAAACAACTTCCTCCTCAACCTGTTAGTATTATGACAATGCAAAGTGCTAACTTACCTTTAGAATTTAGCTATCCTGCTAGATTAAGCACGGAATTAGATGTAATCATCAAGCCAAAGGTAAGCGGTGAAATCAAAGCAAAATACTTCAAAAGCGGTCAAGCTGTAAAAAAAGGCGATAAGCTTTTTCTTATAGAGCCTGATAAATACAGAACAAATGTTGACATGGCATATGGTGAAGCTTTAGTCGCTAGAGCAAATTTTACTGATGCGGAAAAAAACTTTAAAAGAGATCAAATTTTAATAGAAAAAAACGCCATCTCACAAAAAGAATTTGACGCAAGTTTAGCTAAATACAACTCAACCAAAGCCAACCTAAAAAGCGCTGAAGCAAAGCTTGCTAGCGCAAGATTAGATCTTAAATACACTACAGTAAGCGCTCCTTTTGATGGAGTTTTAGGCGATGCTTTAATGGATGTGGGTGATTATGTAAATGCTTCTGCTACGGAGTTGGTGCGTATTACTAATATCAATCCTATATTTGCAGACTTTTACATCTCTGATGTAGATAAAATCAATATGAATAAAAATGTCCAAAGCGGTAATTGGCAGCTAGAAAACATCCAAGTGCAAGCCAATGTTGGCGGTGAGCTATTTAACGGTAAATTATATTTTATAGATAGCGTAATAGATACACGCAGTGGTGGTGTAAAAGCAAAAGCAATCTTTGATAACAACAACTCAAGCTTAATGCCTGGATCTTTTTCTAATGTCCATGTAAGTGGTTTTGTCCAAAAAGATGGATTTGAAATTCCTCAAGTTGCTCTTTTACAAGATGATAGCTCTACTTATGTTTATACTTTAGTTGATGGAAAAGTGGCAAAAACTGTTGTGAATGTTATCTATCAAACTTCTGACAAAGCCATTATCGATAAGGGGTTAAAAAATGGAGATAAAGTTATCTTAAATAATTTCAAAAAAATTCGCCCTGGTGCAAGTGTTAGCGTAATGGAGAATAAATAA
- a CDS encoding efflux RND transporter permease subunit — protein MFSKFFIERPVFASVVAIIISLTGIIGLYSLPVEQYPSLTPPVVKVSANYSGADAQTVAQTVAIPLEDAINGVENMIYMESTSSSSGDMSLSVYFDIGTDPDQATVDVNNRISAVTAKLPEDVKKTGVSVRKTGSSILEVATLYSPDGSMDSLEVYNYAALNILDDLARVPGVGNAVAIGSRNYSMRIWLNPDLLNKYQVTTTDVIAAINEQNAQYATGKIGQEPVAEKSPYVYSVIMHGRLKSTKEFENIIIRANSDGSFLRVKDVAEVSLGSREYTFKGRLNGNDATPILIFLQTGANAVNTAKLVKAKFEELSKNFPEGLAYKVPYDTTIFIKASIEEVVKTFFEALILVVIVMYLFLKNFRSTIIPMIAVPVSILGTFAGLYVLGFSINLLTLFALVLAIGIVVDDAIIVVENIDRIMHEDPNISIKDAAIKAMDEVAAPVVSIVLVLCAVFIPVSFISGFVGEIQRQFAITLAISVIISGFVALTLTPSLCAIFLKRNEGQPFYLVKRFNDIFDWSTKVFGAGVAYILKRTIRFVIIYCIFLVGLYGLFKLVPHSLVPPEDQGNFLTVVNLPAASSLSRTTQAMDGMSEEIRKNENVTDIVGLIGYDLFTGSLKENSGAMFVNLKDWGDRDVSSFDMVHSYNQNYFLNPNFQTFFVNPPPIQGLSLTGGFEMYAQNRGGKSYDEIQADVNKLVEAANKRPELSNVRTTLDTNFPQLKLEIDRDKVKLYGLNLADVFSTLNATIGTYYVNDFSMLGKNYRVNISAIGDFRNTQNALKNIYVRSKDGSMIALDSVLTLHRGVGPDDVKRFNMFPSALVQGDPAPGYTSGQAIDAIAQVAKETLSEDYSIAWSGSAYQEVTSSGAGQIAFILGLLFVFLILAAQYERWLMPLAVITAVPFAVFGSLLFVYFRGLENDIYFQTGLLLLIGLSAKNAILIVEFAMEEHLKKGKSIFEASVSAAKLRFRPIVMTSLAFICGILPLYFAYGAGSASRHAIGTGIIGGMIAASTIAIFFVPLFFYILESFNKWLDEKRGKTHA, from the coding sequence ATGTTTTCTAAATTTTTTATAGAAAGGCCTGTATTTGCCTCCGTTGTCGCTATCATTATTTCTTTAACGGGTATTATAGGACTTTACTCACTTCCTGTTGAACAATACCCTTCTTTAACACCTCCTGTTGTAAAAGTAAGTGCTAATTATTCTGGTGCTGATGCACAAACAGTGGCACAAACAGTGGCTATCCCTCTTGAAGATGCGATCAATGGGGTTGAAAATATGATTTATATGGAATCAACCTCAAGCTCTTCAGGCGACATGAGTTTAAGTGTGTATTTTGATATCGGAACCGATCCTGATCAAGCAACAGTTGATGTTAATAACAGAATTTCAGCTGTAACTGCTAAATTACCTGAAGATGTTAAAAAAACAGGTGTTAGCGTAAGAAAAACCGGATCTAGTATCTTAGAAGTTGCTACTTTATACTCTCCTGATGGTTCTATGGATTCACTTGAAGTATACAACTATGCTGCTTTAAATATTTTAGATGATCTTGCTAGGGTTCCAGGTGTTGGTAATGCTGTAGCAATTGGTTCTAGAAACTATTCTATGAGAATTTGGTTAAATCCTGATTTATTAAATAAATACCAAGTTACTACAACCGATGTTATCGCTGCGATCAATGAACAAAACGCACAATATGCTACCGGTAAAATAGGACAAGAACCTGTTGCAGAAAAATCTCCTTATGTGTATTCTGTTATTATGCATGGAAGATTAAAAAGCACCAAAGAATTTGAAAACATCATCATAAGAGCTAATAGCGATGGTTCGTTTTTAAGAGTTAAAGATGTTGCTGAAGTTTCTTTAGGGTCAAGAGAATACACTTTCAAAGGTAGATTAAACGGAAACGACGCTACACCTATATTGATTTTCTTGCAAACTGGAGCAAACGCGGTTAACACTGCTAAATTAGTAAAAGCCAAATTTGAAGAACTTTCAAAAAACTTCCCTGAAGGCTTAGCTTACAAAGTTCCTTATGATACGACTATTTTTATTAAAGCTTCTATTGAAGAAGTGGTAAAAACTTTCTTTGAAGCATTGATCTTAGTTGTTATCGTAATGTATTTGTTCTTAAAAAATTTCCGCTCTACTATCATACCAATGATCGCTGTGCCAGTATCTATTTTAGGGACTTTTGCCGGATTATATGTCTTAGGTTTTAGTATTAACTTGCTTACACTTTTTGCTTTAGTACTTGCCATTGGTATTGTCGTAGATGATGCCATCATTGTGGTTGAAAACATCGACAGGATTATGCATGAAGATCCAAACATTAGCATTAAAGATGCAGCGATTAAAGCGATGGATGAGGTTGCTGCACCGGTTGTTTCGATCGTTCTTGTATTGTGTGCAGTATTTATACCTGTTTCGTTTATATCGGGTTTTGTGGGAGAAATTCAAAGACAATTTGCTATTACCCTTGCGATATCTGTTATCATTTCAGGTTTTGTAGCTTTAACACTTACACCTTCTTTATGTGCTATTTTCTTAAAAAGAAATGAAGGTCAGCCGTTTTATTTGGTAAAAAGATTTAATGATATTTTTGATTGGTCGACTAAGGTTTTTGGTGCTGGGGTTGCTTATATCTTAAAAAGAACTATACGTTTTGTGATTATTTATTGTATCTTTTTAGTTGGTCTTTATGGTCTTTTTAAACTCGTGCCTCACTCACTTGTGCCACCTGAAGATCAAGGTAACTTTTTAACCGTTGTAAATTTACCTGCAGCTTCTTCGCTTAGTAGAACCACCCAAGCTATGGATGGAATGAGTGAAGAAATCAGAAAAAATGAAAATGTAACTGACATTGTTGGACTAATAGGGTATGATTTATTTACCGGTTCTTTAAAAGAAAACTCTGGCGCAATGTTTGTTAACTTAAAAGATTGGGGTGATAGAGATGTAAGTAGCTTTGATATGGTGCATTCTTACAACCAAAACTACTTCTTAAATCCAAACTTCCAAACTTTCTTTGTAAATCCACCGCCAATTCAAGGCTTAAGTTTAACCGGTGGTTTTGAAATGTATGCGCAAAATCGTGGCGGTAAAAGCTATGATGAAATTCAAGCTGATGTAAATAAACTAGTAGAAGCGGCCAATAAACGTCCGGAATTATCCAACGTAAGAACAACGCTAGATACCAATTTCCCTCAGTTAAAACTAGAAATAGATCGCGATAAAGTAAAACTTTATGGTTTGAATTTAGCAGATGTATTTAGCACGCTTAATGCCACCATAGGAACTTACTATGTAAATGATTTTTCTATGCTTGGAAAAAATTATCGTGTTAATATCAGTGCCATAGGAGATTTTAGAAATACTCAAAATGCATTAAAAAACATCTATGTAAGATCAAAAGATGGATCAATGATAGCTCTAGATAGCGTTTTAACACTTCATAGAGGAGTTGGGCCTGATGATGTAAAACGTTTTAATATGTTCCCATCAGCACTAGTACAAGGTGATCCTGCGCCAGGATATACCTCAGGACAAGCAATCGATGCTATTGCACAAGTTGCAAAAGAAACTTTGAGCGAAGATTATTCTATCGCTTGGTCAGGTTCTGCTTATCAAGAAGTTACTAGCAGTGGTGCAGGACAAATCGCATTTATTCTAGGACTTTTGTTTGTGTTTTTAATCTTAGCAGCTCAGTATGAAAGATGGCTCATGCCTTTAGCAGTTATCACAGCTGTGCCTTTTGCGGTATTTGGATCGTTATTGTTTGTATATTTTAGAGGATTAGAAAATGATATATATTTTCAAACGGGACTTTTATTGCTCATAGGACTTTCTGCTAAAAATGCGATTTTGATCGTTGAGTTTGCAATGGAAGAACATCTTAAAAAAGGAAAAAGTATTTTTGAAGCATCTGTCAGTGCAGCGAAGTTAAGATTTAGACCTATTGTTATGACTTCTTTGGCATTTATTTGCGGTATTTTGCCACTTTACTTTGCTTATGGTGCAGGAAGTGCAAGCCGCCATGCAATAGGTACTGGTATCATCGGTGGTATGATAGCAGCTTCTACCATTGCTATTTTCTTTGTGCCTTTATTTTTCTATATACTAGAAAGTTTTAACAAATGGCTTGATGAAAAAAGAGGAAAAACTCATGCGTAA
- a CDS encoding efflux transporter outer membrane subunit — MRKLMIFASCFLIAGCSLKPNLEIKDINYTKSLDQNISINKQWWKAFNDTYLNALVDQALKNNNDLQITYINLQKAYETLGIARSELLPKLDASAGGARAKTSINAPSNKSNDFVYGNDFNMGLNLSYEIDLWGKYRDIYSASKAKLQASEFDYESARLSLISNVAKTYFNLASLSEQTKILEETAQSYQKTYELKLEHYKIGVISEYELNKFKAELENSRILLTNARIQKEAYTKALKILTSNNIDDILYNSIEYKQVGKYELSIPEGIGSEILLQRPDIQASLKTLEEKNYLVGVARTAFLPNLSLTGLLGFQSNDLDLLVKHGSNTWNVAGNFAMPIFHWGEIANNVNIAKLTKDEAFLQYENTLKTAFGEIRLALFNRQSYYENEQNYKNLFLAQSKIYDIASLRYEAGAINLSDFLQDQRAYLNAKLSYTNSSYELANSIVDVMKAFGGGFNAKEESKENIKAMEENLKENFYNN, encoded by the coding sequence ATGCGTAAATTAATGATATTTGCAAGCTGCTTTTTAATAGCAGGTTGCAGTTTAAAACCTAATTTAGAAATTAAAGATATTAACTATACTAAAAGTTTAGATCAAAACATAAGTATCAACAAACAATGGTGGAAAGCTTTTAATGATACTTATTTAAATGCTTTAGTAGACCAGGCTTTAAAAAACAACAATGATTTGCAAATTACATATATTAATTTGCAAAAAGCCTATGAAACTTTAGGCATTGCTAGAAGTGAATTGTTGCCAAAACTAGATGCAAGTGCAGGTGGAGCAAGAGCAAAAACTAGCATTAATGCACCAAGTAACAAAAGCAATGATTTTGTTTATGGAAATGACTTCAACATGGGCTTAAATTTAAGCTACGAAATCGATCTATGGGGCAAATACAGAGATATTTACAGCGCTTCAAAAGCTAAACTACAAGCAAGTGAGTTTGACTATGAAAGCGCAAGATTAAGCTTGATCTCCAATGTAGCAAAGACCTACTTTAACCTAGCTAGTTTAAGTGAGCAAACCAAAATTCTAGAAGAAACTGCACAAAGTTATCAAAAAACCTATGAGCTAAAACTCGAACACTATAAAATCGGTGTCATTAGCGAATACGAACTTAATAAATTTAAAGCAGAACTTGAAAATTCAAGAATTTTACTAACCAATGCTAGAATTCAAAAAGAAGCTTACACTAAAGCTTTGAAAATTTTAACTTCGAACAACATTGATGATATACTTTATAATAGTATCGAATACAAGCAAGTAGGAAAATACGAACTTAGCATACCTGAAGGTATAGGTAGTGAAATTTTACTACAAAGACCTGATATCCAAGCTAGTTTAAAAACCCTTGAGGAAAAAAACTATCTTGTTGGAGTAGCTAGAACTGCATTTTTACCAAATCTTTCTTTAACAGGACTTTTAGGTTTTCAAAGTAATGATTTAGATCTTTTAGTCAAACATGGTAGCAATACATGGAATGTGGCTGGAAATTTTGCAATGCCTATTTTCCACTGGGGTGAAATCGCAAATAACGTCAACATCGCAAAACTTACCAAAGATGAAGCATTTTTACAATACGAAAATACACTAAAAACAGCCTTTGGAGAAATAAGACTTGCTTTATTTAATCGCCAAAGTTATTATGAAAATGAGCAAAATTACAAGAATTTATTTTTAGCACAAAGCAAAATTTATGATATTGCTAGTTTAAGATATGAAGCAGGTGCGATTAACTTGTCTGATTTTTTACAAGATCAAAGAGCGTATTTAAATGCTAAACTTTCTTATACTAACTCATCTTATGAACTTGCAAATTCCATTGTAGATGTTATGAAAGCTTTTGGTGGAGGATTTAACGCCAAAGAAGAGTCAAAAGAAAACATCAAAGCTATGGAAGAAAATTTAAAAGAAAACTTTTATAACAACTGA